One Paucidesulfovibrio longus DSM 6739 genomic window carries:
- the dnaA gene encoding chromosomal replication initiator protein DnaA encodes MIKDVWKDILNTLEKSLNPGLFTIWIRPLAARYGDGVLTLMAPNDFVATWVRDRLLGVIADAALQIIGSSPRIVVEVDAAAAAKSASVAETAAEQRPAPAAAATVQMGLPIVQAPKACRDFRWRFRFEDFVTGPSNELAVAASKGICHNTLTSDHLFLCSGPGLGKTHLLHSIGRRLSIASNRSKPRVACLSSEEFATRFVLAMRANELPRFKAEFRESVDVLLLEDVHFFQGKEKMQDELLGMLKALQERGCKVVLTSSFRPKELSNVDSQLVSRICSGFMAMIGTPDFDTRRRILLNKAEAMGASVSDDVSNLLAERITKDIRQLESCLNNLVLKARLLKQQLTLDLAWEVLDNYAQTDSRPDYDHIIEFVCRTYGLTREQLRSKSRKQQVVMARNTAFFLARTHTELSLAAIGERLGRRHSTVIKGITNVEREISQQTPLGCQLQHTIERLNA; translated from the coding sequence ATGATCAAAGACGTCTGGAAAGACATACTCAACACACTAGAAAAGAGCCTCAATCCGGGGCTCTTCACCATATGGATACGGCCCCTGGCCGCCCGCTACGGCGACGGCGTGCTGACGCTCATGGCTCCGAACGATTTCGTGGCGACCTGGGTGCGCGACCGCCTCTTGGGCGTCATCGCGGACGCCGCGCTGCAGATCATCGGCTCTTCCCCGCGCATCGTCGTGGAAGTGGACGCCGCAGCCGCCGCCAAGTCTGCGAGCGTGGCGGAAACCGCCGCCGAGCAGCGACCCGCCCCGGCGGCCGCAGCCACCGTGCAGATGGGGCTGCCCATAGTCCAGGCGCCCAAGGCCTGCCGCGATTTCCGCTGGCGCTTCCGCTTCGAGGATTTCGTCACCGGGCCGAGCAACGAACTGGCCGTGGCCGCGAGCAAGGGCATCTGCCACAACACCCTGACCTCGGACCATCTCTTTCTCTGTTCCGGGCCGGGCCTGGGCAAGACGCACCTGCTGCACTCCATCGGCCGCCGCCTCTCCATCGCCTCGAACCGGAGCAAACCCCGCGTGGCCTGTCTTTCCTCGGAAGAGTTCGCCACCCGCTTCGTGCTGGCCATGCGGGCCAACGAGTTGCCGCGCTTCAAGGCGGAATTCCGCGAGAGCGTGGACGTGCTCCTGCTGGAGGATGTCCACTTCTTCCAGGGCAAGGAAAAAATGCAGGACGAGCTGCTGGGCATGCTCAAGGCCCTTCAGGAGCGCGGATGCAAGGTCGTGCTGACCAGCTCCTTCCGGCCCAAGGAACTCTCCAACGTGGATTCGCAGCTGGTTTCGCGCATCTGTTCGGGCTTCATGGCCATGATCGGGACGCCGGATTTCGATACCCGGCGCAGAATCCTGCTGAACAAGGCCGAGGCCATGGGGGCGAGCGTCTCGGACGACGTTTCCAACCTGCTGGCCGAGCGCATCACCAAGGACATCCGCCAGCTCGAAAGCTGCCTGAACAACCTTGTGCTCAAGGCGCGCCTGCTCAAGCAGCAGCTTACGCTGGACCTGGCCTGGGAAGTGCTCGACAACTACGCCCAGACCGATTCCCGGCCGGACTACGACCACATCATCGAGTTCGTCTGCCGGACCTACGGCCTGACCCGCGAGCAGCTGCGCTCCAAGAGCCGCAAGCAGCAGGTGGTCATGGCCCGCAACACGGCCTTCTTCCTCGCGCGCACGCATACGGAGCTGTCCCTGGCCGCCATCGGCGAGCGCCTGGGCCGCAGGCACTCCACGGTCATCAAAGGCATCACCAACGTGGAGCGGGAGATTTCCCAGCAGACCCCGCTGGGCTGCCAGCTTCAGCACACCATCGAACGTCTGAACGCCTAA
- a CDS encoding hydantoinase B/oxoprolinase family protein → MTRKTSDQDLSAPAPVSPVQLEIFKNRFASIAEEMGVTLTRTAFSPNIKERRDLSCALFDANGDMVAQAAHIPVHLGSMPLSVRAAIMELDLGPGDMAMLNDPYRGGTHLPDITLIAPVFAPGESRPAFFAANRAHHADVGGMAGGSMPLSSSLFQEGLIIPPVKIMERGEIVEPIMRLVLANVRTPAERRGDFEAQIIANRVGARRLGELLAAHGAARLTRLASALADYSETLLRGVIERIPDGSSSFSDVLDDDGQGNGPLEIHLRLTVSGQDAELDFTGSADQTPGCVNAVRAITLSAVLYSFLALARSTSQGLDFPANAGCMRPLKVLTRPGSLLDARFPAAVAGGNVETSQRIVDVVLGALAKALPGLIPAASQGTMNNLTVSGVLPRPQTIDDERPADAAGPGDSAFAYYETLGGGMGGGPFGPGESGVHSHMTNTLNTPVEALEFAYPLRVTRFGLRRGSGGVGEHPGGDGLVREIQALAPCEATLLTDRRIHSPFGLQGGQPGTPGRNLLLRREGRQDPLPGKAHVLLRAGDSLRLETPGGGGWGKVRSE, encoded by the coding sequence ATGACAAGAAAAACATCAGATCAGGACTTGTCCGCCCCTGCCCCTGTCAGTCCCGTCCAGCTCGAAATCTTCAAGAACCGCTTCGCCTCCATCGCGGAAGAGATGGGAGTGACCCTGACGCGCACGGCCTTTTCGCCGAACATCAAGGAACGCCGCGACCTTTCCTGCGCCCTGTTCGACGCGAACGGCGACATGGTCGCGCAGGCCGCGCACATCCCCGTGCACCTCGGCTCCATGCCGTTATCCGTCCGCGCGGCGATCATGGAGCTGGACCTCGGTCCCGGCGACATGGCCATGCTCAACGACCCGTATCGCGGCGGCACGCACCTTCCGGACATCACCCTCATCGCCCCGGTCTTCGCGCCCGGCGAAAGCCGACCGGCCTTTTTCGCGGCGAACCGCGCCCACCACGCGGACGTGGGCGGCATGGCCGGGGGGTCCATGCCCCTTTCCAGCTCGCTCTTCCAGGAGGGGCTGATCATTCCGCCCGTAAAGATCATGGAGCGCGGCGAAATCGTTGAACCGATCATGCGCCTCGTCCTGGCCAACGTGCGCACCCCGGCCGAGCGCCGGGGAGACTTCGAGGCCCAGATCATTGCCAACCGCGTCGGAGCGCGCCGCCTCGGCGAACTCCTCGCCGCGCACGGCGCCGCACGGCTGACCCGGCTCGCGAGCGCTCTGGCCGACTATTCCGAGACGTTGCTGCGCGGCGTCATTGAGCGCATCCCGGACGGCTCCTCCTCGTTTTCGGACGTCCTGGACGACGACGGCCAGGGAAACGGTCCCTTGGAAATCCATCTCCGGCTGACCGTCAGCGGCCAGGACGCCGAACTGGACTTCACGGGCAGCGCCGACCAGACGCCCGGCTGCGTCAACGCCGTGCGGGCCATCACCCTCTCCGCCGTGCTCTATTCCTTTCTGGCGCTGGCGCGCTCCACATCCCAGGGGCTCGACTTCCCGGCCAACGCGGGCTGCATGCGCCCGCTGAAGGTGCTCACCCGCCCCGGCTCCCTGCTCGACGCCCGGTTTCCCGCAGCCGTGGCCGGAGGAAACGTGGAAACGTCGCAGCGCATCGTGGACGTGGTTCTCGGAGCGCTGGCAAAGGCCCTGCCGGGACTCATCCCCGCAGCCAGCCAGGGAACCATGAACAACCTGACCGTGAGCGGCGTCCTGCCCCGCCCCCAGACTATCGACGATGAACGGCCTGCGGACGCCGCAGGGCCGGGCGATTCGGCCTTCGCCTATTACGAGACGCTGGGCGGGGGCATGGGCGGCGGACCTTTCGGCCCCGGCGAATCCGGCGTGCACTCGCACATGACCAACACGCTGAACACCCCCGTGGAAGCGCTCGAATTCGCCTATCCCCTGCGGGTGACCCGATTCGGGCTGCGCCGAGGCTCAGGGGGCGTCGGCGAACATCCCGGCGGGGACGGCCTCGTGCGCGAAATTCAGGCGCTTGCGCCCTGCGAGGCCACGCTGCTCACGGATCGGCGCATCCATTCCCCCTTCGGCCTCCAGGGCGGACAGCCCGGAACTCCCGGCCGCAATCTGCTCCTGCGCCGCGAGGGCCGGCAGGATCCGCTGCCCGGAAAAGCCCATGTCCTGCTGCGTGCCGGGGACTCTTTGCGCCTGGAAACGCCCGGAGGCGGCGGATGGGGAAAAGTCCGAAGCGAATGA
- the thyX gene encoding FAD-dependent thymidylate synthase, producing the protein MAVKELRVELLSMTPNALELVYAAFRQCYHAGFAADMWTRLLNGEIEREKQAEFVRGVLESGHDSPVEHVSFTFAIEGISRACSHQLVRHRIASYSQQSQRYVAENDLDYILPPAIARIPEARERFEAFMAEVGEAYRDLREILVAHGRKAKANEDARFVLPQAAETKIVTTMNCRALRHFFHLRCCNRAQWEIRAMADAMLAICKDKLPAIFGNAGARCEELGFCPESERFACGKYPTRAFGEAE; encoded by the coding sequence ATGGCCGTAAAAGAACTGCGCGTCGAGCTGCTGAGCATGACGCCCAATGCGCTGGAACTGGTCTATGCCGCGTTCCGGCAGTGCTACCATGCGGGCTTCGCGGCGGACATGTGGACGCGCCTGCTGAACGGGGAGATCGAACGGGAGAAGCAGGCCGAGTTCGTGCGCGGGGTGCTCGAATCCGGACACGACAGCCCGGTGGAGCACGTCAGCTTCACCTTCGCCATCGAGGGCATCTCGCGGGCCTGTTCGCACCAGCTGGTCCGGCACCGCATCGCCTCCTACTCGCAGCAGAGCCAGCGCTACGTCGCCGAGAACGACCTGGACTACATTCTGCCGCCCGCCATCGCCCGCATCCCGGAAGCGCGCGAGCGTTTCGAGGCCTTCATGGCCGAGGTGGGCGAGGCGTATCGGGATCTGCGGGAGATTCTCGTTGCCCACGGCCGCAAGGCCAAGGCCAACGAGGACGCGCGGTTCGTCCTGCCCCAGGCCGCCGAGACCAAGATCGTGACGACCATGAACTGCCGGGCCTTGCGGCATTTCTTCCACCTGCGCTGCTGCAACCGCGCCCAGTGGGAAATACGGGCCATGGCCGATGCCATGCTGGCGATCTGCAAGGACAAATTGCCCGCAATCTTCGGCAACGCCGGAGCGCGTTGCGAGGAATTGGGGTTCTGCCCGGAATCCGAGCGGTTCGCGTGCGGCAAATACCCGACCCGAGCTTTTGGTGAGGCGGAATAG
- a CDS encoding YceI family protein, with protein sequence MPVISADTLRNRLQQGENLLLVDVLFEAQHERRRLPGAHSACVYNVTFLDQMAVLVPDREVPLVVYGAGDPDRSALVAERKLIEAGWTSVYRLEGGIDAWAAAGGALEGTDTSADKDLERLFLPEERVYSVLPEESAVAWEGRNKVGSHQGVLALAGGELEFLAGRADGEFRLDMRSIEDKDLTDDELRRTLVAHLLSEDFFDAKNHPFATLRVSRAEPNDAEPGRPNFRLSGMLEMRGVSRPFGCEATLANLEEGRIVVEAHFDLDRTHWGVNYGSGSLFRFLGYHLVYDMVSVRARLVLA encoded by the coding sequence ATGCCCGTCATCAGCGCCGACACTCTCCGCAACCGCCTGCAACAGGGCGAGAATCTGCTCCTGGTGGACGTGCTTTTCGAAGCCCAGCACGAACGCAGGCGACTGCCCGGAGCGCATTCCGCGTGCGTCTACAACGTCACCTTCCTGGACCAGATGGCCGTGCTGGTGCCCGACCGAGAGGTTCCCCTGGTGGTCTACGGCGCGGGCGATCCGGACCGTTCCGCTCTTGTGGCCGAGCGCAAATTGATCGAGGCGGGCTGGACCAGCGTGTACCGTCTCGAAGGCGGCATCGACGCCTGGGCTGCCGCGGGCGGGGCTCTGGAAGGAACGGACACGAGCGCCGACAAGGATCTCGAGCGCCTTTTCCTTCCGGAAGAGCGCGTCTATTCGGTGCTCCCCGAAGAAAGCGCGGTCGCCTGGGAAGGGCGCAACAAGGTCGGCTCGCATCAGGGCGTCCTGGCCTTGGCCGGAGGGGAGCTCGAATTTCTCGCAGGCCGCGCGGACGGCGAGTTCCGGCTCGACATGCGCAGCATTGAGGACAAGGATCTCACGGACGACGAGCTGCGGCGGACGCTTGTCGCCCATCTGCTCTCGGAGGATTTTTTCGACGCGAAGAATCATCCTTTCGCGACCTTGCGCGTCAGCCGGGCCGAACCCAACGACGCCGAGCCGGGCAGGCCGAACTTCCGGCTTTCAGGAATGCTGGAGATGCGCGGGGTCAGCCGTCCCTTCGGCTGCGAGGCCACCCTGGCCAACCTGGAAGAAGGGCGCATCGTGGTGGAGGCGCATTTCGACCTGGACCGCACGCATTGGGGCGTGAATTACGGATCGGGCTCGCTGTTCCGATTCCTTGGCTACCATCTGGTCTACGACATGGTCAGCGTGCGCGCCCGGCTGGTGCTGGCCTGA
- a CDS encoding AsmA family protein, translating into MKKIIIGAAALVILVAGILAYVLLNVDSIVKMAVNEFGPKVTQTEVVLEGADIGLFSGSGSLNGLRVGNPVNRGFKPRELLSVGVVSVKLDRDSLLSDTILIHEIVIQAPKIAYETQGKTDNFEALLKNIKESTGGDKAAAKPAGTETEKPAAGSGPEKKIIIENVYIREGAITADITGLPGEGLTLDLPEIHLTDIGKDSGGASPAEAAAAIVKGLYAGMEEAFKNSGDFAMKGGEWVIDQTGGAVDGVSKGAKEGVGGAVDSVKSLF; encoded by the coding sequence ATGAAAAAGATCATTATCGGTGCGGCGGCCCTGGTGATTCTGGTGGCGGGCATCCTGGCCTACGTGCTGCTGAACGTGGACTCCATCGTCAAGATGGCGGTCAACGAATTCGGCCCCAAGGTCACCCAGACCGAGGTGGTTCTGGAAGGCGCGGACATCGGGCTTTTTTCCGGCTCCGGTTCGCTGAACGGCCTGCGCGTGGGCAACCCCGTGAACCGCGGCTTCAAGCCCCGCGAACTGCTTTCCGTGGGCGTGGTCAGCGTCAAGCTGGACCGCGACTCCCTGCTTTCCGACACGATCCTGATCCACGAGATCGTGATCCAGGCTCCGAAGATCGCCTACGAGACCCAGGGCAAGACGGACAACTTCGAAGCGCTGCTGAAGAACATCAAGGAATCGACCGGCGGCGACAAGGCCGCGGCCAAGCCCGCCGGTACCGAGACGGAAAAGCCCGCTGCCGGATCCGGGCCTGAAAAGAAAATCATCATAGAGAACGTCTACATCCGCGAAGGCGCGATCACCGCCGACATCACCGGACTGCCCGGCGAAGGCCTGACCCTCGACCTGCCGGAAATCCACCTCACGGACATCGGCAAGGACAGCGGCGGCGCCAGCCCGGCCGAGGCCGCTGCCGCCATCGTCAAGGGGCTCTATGCCGGCATGGAGGAGGCTTTCAAGAACTCCGGAGATTTCGCCATGAAGGGCGGCGAATGGGTCATCGACCAGACGGGCGGCGCTGTCGATGGCGTCTCCAAGGGAGCCAAGGAAGGCGTCGGCGGAGCCGTGGACAGCGTGAAGAGCCTTTTCTAG
- the tsaB gene encoding tRNA (adenosine(37)-N6)-threonylcarbamoyltransferase complex dimerization subunit type 1 TsaB — protein sequence MTFTASSFPDGLTLALNGAEERLQIALGHAGPHGGAHLLAAQEWTVPGESVRFLAPSIKSLLRALGLKPENVSRIACVRGPGSFTGLRLSLAVAAALSAVHGQPMAGIEHLPLLARCVAPLLGGPLAVLTHSRRRQVYVQTFGNDAKPLGPLLSGTLEDAEAHLRELAASHSGPASLLGSGLRRNADFFTPLAEELGMRVLGPQRDAPSPQALLDAACDPDLAYGPSPVEPLYMRPSDAEENLDTIARQRGLDPDVAREMLRRSRES from the coding sequence ATGACATTCACCGCATCCTCTTTTCCTGACGGCCTGACCCTGGCCCTCAACGGCGCCGAGGAGCGCCTTCAGATCGCGCTGGGCCACGCCGGCCCCCATGGGGGAGCGCATCTGCTCGCGGCCCAGGAATGGACAGTGCCGGGAGAGTCCGTGCGCTTCCTCGCTCCGTCCATCAAGTCCCTGCTCCGGGCGCTGGGCCTGAAGCCGGAAAACGTGAGCCGCATCGCCTGCGTCCGTGGTCCGGGGAGCTTCACCGGACTGCGTCTCTCCCTGGCCGTGGCCGCCGCGCTGAGCGCTGTGCACGGGCAGCCCATGGCGGGCATCGAGCACCTGCCGCTCCTGGCGCGCTGCGTCGCGCCGCTGCTGGGCGGCCCCCTCGCGGTGTTGACCCATTCCCGGCGGCGGCAGGTCTATGTCCAGACATTCGGCAACGACGCCAAGCCCCTCGGCCCGCTCCTCTCCGGCACGCTGGAAGACGCCGAGGCGCATCTGCGGGAGCTTGCCGCCAGCCATTCCGGGCCTGCGAGCCTGCTCGGCAGCGGCCTGCGCCGCAACGCGGACTTTTTCACCCCGCTGGCGGAGGAACTCGGTATGCGCGTGCTCGGCCCGCAGCGGGACGCCCCCTCGCCCCAGGCGCTTCTGGATGCGGCCTGCGATCCGGACCTCGCCTACGGACCGTCTCCTGTGGAGCCGCTGTACATGCGGCCTTCGGACGCGGAAGAAAACCTCGACACCATCGCCCGGCAACGCGGGCTGGACCCGGACGTGGCCCGCGAGATGCTGCGCCGCTCCCGCGAAAGCTGA
- a CDS encoding zinc dependent phospholipase C family protein — translation MPKEYTHFRIAERSAGLLAGTRFGADLVPLQGRVRAALLLGSVFHDAPYYLETPGREESESLLELPHLLHGKKGRDTHALLRAQAAHAAALNGSPEAKEARAFLVGLASHLCADATLHPMVFHLTGDYFGEPGAVERHRLLESCLDLAVAGSRAELRSRRLTRLLRSCDPVPLAPLDFLGVLSGNGNGGVNAALRRAWRTFSRMQFLALSPLGAALARLRPLLPQKSRLPREILALLYPDAASAAPILEFLSGRISYLHPVTGEPRSASIEELMEEASQKTVRLCAALEPAAFGDADPSGVIGRGPGLDTGLGADFSAEAGTNQKNAPQDEADGFQNANRLRHFARPRFPRI, via the coding sequence GTGCCAAAAGAATACACCCATTTTCGCATCGCGGAACGCAGCGCCGGACTGCTGGCCGGAACCCGCTTCGGCGCGGATCTGGTCCCTCTGCAAGGCCGCGTCCGCGCCGCCCTGCTGCTGGGGTCTGTTTTTCACGACGCGCCGTACTACCTGGAAACGCCGGGACGGGAAGAATCCGAGTCGCTCCTGGAGCTGCCCCACCTGCTGCACGGCAAGAAAGGCCGCGACACGCACGCCCTGCTCCGCGCCCAGGCCGCCCACGCCGCCGCCCTGAATGGCTCCCCCGAAGCGAAGGAGGCCCGCGCCTTCCTAGTCGGCCTCGCCTCCCACCTCTGCGCGGACGCGACCCTGCACCCCATGGTCTTCCATCTCACCGGGGACTACTTCGGCGAACCAGGCGCCGTGGAGCGCCACCGCCTCCTGGAAAGCTGCCTGGACCTCGCCGTGGCGGGCAGCCGCGCTGAACTGCGCTCCCGCCGCCTGACGCGTCTCCTGCGATCGTGCGACCCCGTGCCCCTGGCGCCGTTGGATTTCCTGGGCGTGCTCTCAGGCAACGGCAACGGCGGCGTGAACGCGGCCCTGCGGCGCGCGTGGCGCACCTTTTCCCGAATGCAGTTCCTGGCGCTCTCACCATTGGGGGCGGCCCTGGCCCGGCTCCGGCCCCTGCTGCCGCAGAAGTCGCGCCTGCCGCGCGAGATCCTGGCCTTGCTCTATCCCGACGCCGCCTCCGCAGCACCCATCCTGGAGTTCCTGAGCGGCCGGATTTCCTATCTCCACCCCGTCACGGGCGAACCCCGCTCGGCTTCCATAGAAGAACTCATGGAGGAAGCGAGCCAAAAAACCGTGCGGCTCTGCGCGGCGCTTGAACCAGCGGCCTTCGGCGACGCGGATCCTTCGGGCGTCATCGGGCGCGGGCCGGGCCTGGACACGGGCCTCGGCGCGGACTTCAGCGCGGAAGCAGGAACGAATCAGAAAAATGCGCCGCAGGACGAAGCCGACGGATTCCAGAACGCGAACCGTCTTCGCCATTTCGCCCGGCCGCGCTTTCCTCGGATTTGA
- a CDS encoding beta-phosphoglucomutase family hydrolase: MAAATLKGVIFDLDGVITGTARVHSLAWESMFNWYLKKVADRDNRPFEPFTSEDYLNYVDGKPRMQGVKSFLESRGIDLPFGDHADTPDKETVCGLGNRKNVDFQDVLRREGPDVFSSSVAFVRSLKERGVRVGVASSSRNCRLILELAGLLDLFETRVDGDVSLEMGLKGKPDPDIFTTAAANLGLLPGECVVVEDAISGVQAGAAGNFGLTLGVAREIGGDVLLANGADLVVRDLGEIDADDLERWFRKGLDEDGWVFRYHGLDLPNEKLRETLTTVGNGYLGVRGALETERASERHYPGTYLAGIFNKTPTPLHGRDIYNNDLVNCPNWLLVEFKVDKGEYVSPLDMEVLAYTHSLSMRDAVMERRLVVKDRLGRITRIDSRRLASMADPHLLALRFEVTPVNYTGRITLRSCIDGNVINDGVARYRQLNQRHLELVRSGKAAGGVFLEVRTNASGYRVAMSARHALYDENRRINGTRELVSDGALVGEEIAFPASEGRTYALEKLVSVFTSLDLADPRKAATARLDKARSFRQLHGPHARAWEKLWDKADMVVGGDRLVQRTLRLHAYHLLVTASPHNRKLDAGMPARGLSGEAYRGHIFWDELYILPFYDLHFPEISKALLKYRYERLPGARQYAEENGYEGAMYPWQTADGGDEETQEVHYNPKSGDWGPDLSRRQRHVSIAVFFNTWRYVHCTGDWKFMRDFGAEMMLSIARFWGSIAEQDAATGKWHIDGVMGPDEFHEKTPGSDKDGLRDNAYTNVMSAWVLDKALELLGSLSPAEAARAAKRAGLRPGEPERWREIARGLNVNVDGNGVIEQFEGYFGIKELDWDAYRAKYGDIHRMDRILKAEGDSPDAYKVAKQADTLMMFYALPPESIVDILRRLGHDVGDPATLLRTNYDYYEGRTSHGSTLSKVVHALISSYFGDDATAWQWFREALVSDIHDTQGGTTLEGIHTGVMAGTLDIVTRYFAGVDVSGELLSVQPHLPAHWSELALKVRFRGDLFGLRLTPGKLRVELLKSGKDAVHLYVLGRKVELTLGKARTLNLN, from the coding sequence ATGGCAGCCGCAACGCTCAAAGGCGTGATTTTCGATTTGGACGGCGTGATCACCGGGACCGCCCGCGTGCATTCCCTGGCCTGGGAGAGCATGTTCAACTGGTACCTCAAGAAGGTCGCGGACCGCGACAACCGGCCGTTCGAGCCTTTCACCTCCGAGGATTACCTGAACTACGTGGACGGCAAGCCCCGGATGCAGGGAGTCAAGAGCTTCCTGGAGTCGCGCGGCATCGACCTTCCCTTCGGCGACCACGCCGACACGCCGGACAAGGAGACCGTCTGCGGTCTCGGCAACCGCAAGAACGTGGACTTTCAGGATGTCTTGCGCCGGGAAGGGCCGGATGTGTTCAGTTCTTCCGTGGCCTTCGTGCGCAGCCTCAAGGAGCGCGGGGTGCGCGTGGGCGTGGCCTCGTCCAGCCGGAACTGCCGTTTGATCCTGGAGCTGGCCGGACTGCTCGATCTCTTCGAGACGCGCGTGGACGGCGACGTTTCCCTGGAAATGGGCCTCAAGGGCAAGCCCGACCCGGACATCTTCACCACGGCGGCGGCCAACCTCGGCCTTCTGCCCGGCGAATGCGTGGTTGTGGAGGACGCCATTTCCGGCGTGCAGGCCGGGGCGGCGGGCAATTTCGGCCTGACCCTGGGCGTTGCGCGCGAGATCGGCGGAGACGTGCTCCTGGCCAACGGCGCGGACCTCGTGGTGCGCGACCTGGGCGAGATCGACGCGGACGACCTGGAGCGCTGGTTCCGCAAGGGCCTGGACGAGGACGGCTGGGTTTTCCGCTACCACGGCCTGGACCTGCCCAACGAGAAGCTGCGCGAAACCCTGACCACCGTGGGCAACGGCTATCTCGGCGTGCGCGGCGCCCTGGAAACCGAGCGCGCGTCCGAGCGGCACTACCCCGGCACCTACCTGGCCGGGATATTCAACAAGACGCCCACTCCCCTGCACGGGCGCGACATCTACAACAACGATCTGGTCAACTGTCCCAACTGGCTGCTGGTCGAATTCAAGGTGGACAAGGGCGAATACGTCAGCCCGCTGGACATGGAAGTCCTCGCCTACACGCACTCCCTGTCCATGCGCGACGCGGTCATGGAGCGGCGGCTGGTGGTCAAGGACCGCCTGGGACGCATCACCCGCATCGACTCGCGGCGGCTGGCGAGCATGGCCGATCCGCACCTGCTGGCCCTGCGCTTCGAAGTCACGCCCGTGAACTACACGGGGCGCATCACCCTGCGCTCGTGCATCGACGGCAACGTGATCAACGACGGCGTGGCCCGCTATCGCCAGCTCAACCAGCGGCATCTGGAGCTGGTCAGGAGCGGCAAGGCCGCCGGAGGCGTGTTCCTGGAGGTGCGCACCAACGCTTCGGGCTACCGCGTGGCCATGAGCGCGCGCCACGCGCTGTATGATGAAAACCGCCGCATCAACGGCACGCGGGAGCTCGTGAGCGACGGCGCGCTCGTCGGCGAGGAAATCGCCTTCCCGGCCAGCGAGGGGCGCACCTACGCCCTGGAAAAGCTGGTCAGCGTCTTCACCTCGCTGGATCTCGCGGACCCGCGCAAGGCGGCCACGGCCCGGCTGGACAAGGCCCGCAGCTTCCGGCAGCTCCACGGCCCCCACGCCCGCGCCTGGGAAAAGCTCTGGGACAAGGCGGACATGGTCGTGGGCGGAGACAGGCTCGTGCAGCGCACCCTGCGGCTGCACGCCTACCATCTGCTGGTCACGGCCTCGCCCCACAACCGCAAGCTGGACGCGGGCATGCCCGCGCGCGGGCTTTCCGGCGAAGCCTACAGAGGCCACATCTTCTGGGACGAGCTGTACATCCTGCCGTTTTATGATCTTCATTTCCCGGAGATTTCCAAGGCGCTGCTCAAATACCGCTACGAGCGCCTGCCCGGCGCGCGGCAGTATGCCGAGGAAAACGGCTACGAGGGCGCCATGTACCCCTGGCAGACCGCGGACGGCGGCGACGAGGAAACCCAGGAAGTGCACTACAACCCCAAGAGCGGCGACTGGGGACCGGATCTTTCGCGCCGCCAGCGCCACGTCTCCATCGCGGTGTTCTTCAATACCTGGCGCTACGTGCACTGCACGGGCGACTGGAAATTCATGCGCGACTTCGGCGCGGAGATGATGCTCTCCATCGCCCGCTTCTGGGGCTCCATCGCGGAGCAGGACGCGGCCACGGGCAAGTGGCACATCGACGGCGTCATGGGACCGGACGAATTCCACGAGAAGACGCCGGGATCGGACAAGGACGGATTGCGCGACAACGCCTATACCAACGTCATGAGCGCCTGGGTGCTGGATAAGGCCCTGGAGCTGCTGGGGAGCCTTTCCCCTGCGGAGGCGGCGCGCGCGGCGAAACGGGCGGGCCTGCGTCCCGGCGAGCCGGAGCGTTGGAGAGAGATCGCGCGCGGGCTGAACGTCAACGTGGACGGGAACGGCGTCATCGAGCAGTTCGAGGGCTACTTCGGCATCAAGGAGCTGGACTGGGACGCCTACCGCGCCAAGTACGGCGACATCCATCGCATGGACCGCATCCTCAAGGCCGAAGGGGACTCCCCGGACGCCTACAAGGTCGCGAAGCAGGCCGATACCCTGATGATGTTCTACGCGCTGCCGCCGGAAAGCATCGTGGACATTCTGCGGCGGCTGGGGCATGACGTGGGCGACCCGGCCACGCTCCTGCGGACCAACTACGACTACTACGAAGGCCGCACCAGCCACGGGTCCACGCTTTCCAAGGTCGTCCACGCCCTGATTTCCAGCTATTTCGGCGACGACGCCACGGCCTGGCAGTGGTTCCGGGAAGCCCTCGTGAGCGACATTCACGACACCCAGGGCGGAACCACCTTGGAAGGCATCCACACCGGCGTCATGGCCGGCACCCTTGATATCGTGACCCGCTATTTCGCGGGGGTGGACGTGAGCGGCGAGCTGCTCTCGGTGCAGCCGCATCTGCCCGCGCACTGGAGCGAGTTGGCCCTGAAGGTGCGCTTCCGGGGCGATCTCTTCGGTCTGCGCCTCACGCCCGGCAAGCTGCGCGTCGAGCTGCTCAAGTCCGGCAAGGACGCGGTGCACCTGTATGTGCTGGGCCGCAAGGTCGAGTTGACCCTGGGCAAGGCCCGGACACTGAATCTGAACTAG